One Gelria sp. Kuro-4 DNA segment encodes these proteins:
- the ffh gene encoding signal recognition particle protein codes for MKVLENLAERIQGALRKLGSKGRLTENDVKEALREVRLALLEADVNFRVVKDFIEKVRQAAVGQEVLASLTPAQQVVKVVHEQLTALLGGGASRLTFAAEPPSVFALVGLQGAGKTTTAAKLAHLLVKQGKRPLLVAADVYRPAAVKQLEVLGAKLKVPVFSQGERDPVLIARAAVEKARREGFDVVLIDTAGRLHIDDEMMAELERLKAEVKPQETLLVVDAMTGQDAVTAAGAFQEKLGLDGVILTKLDGDARGGAALSVRAVTGVPIKFAGTGEGIDGLEVFHPERLASRILGMGDVLSLIEKAQETLNEETAKKLEQKLRREEFTLEDFRTQLKEVRKLGPLDQLLAHLPGWSQVKKVPGIEVDEKELTRVEAIISSMTVEERVHPEIIDGSRRRRIARGSGTTIQDVNRLLKQFNDMKKVLKQFGRLGKKGKTSLTLGPFAR; via the coding sequence ATTAAAGTGCTGGAGAACCTGGCGGAAAGGATTCAGGGAGCGCTGCGCAAACTGGGGAGCAAAGGCCGCCTGACCGAAAACGACGTTAAAGAGGCGCTCCGAGAGGTGCGCCTGGCCCTGCTGGAGGCGGACGTCAACTTCCGGGTGGTCAAGGATTTTATTGAAAAGGTGCGCCAGGCGGCGGTGGGCCAGGAGGTTCTGGCCAGCCTTACCCCGGCTCAGCAGGTGGTTAAGGTGGTCCATGAACAGCTGACGGCCCTCCTCGGTGGGGGAGCCAGCCGCCTGACCTTCGCGGCCGAGCCGCCCAGCGTCTTCGCGCTGGTGGGCCTGCAGGGTGCCGGTAAAACCACCACGGCGGCCAAGCTGGCCCACCTCCTGGTGAAGCAGGGTAAGCGACCCCTTCTGGTGGCGGCGGACGTCTACCGCCCCGCGGCCGTCAAACAACTGGAGGTCCTGGGGGCTAAGCTCAAGGTCCCGGTGTTCAGCCAAGGCGAGCGCGACCCGGTGCTGATCGCCCGCGCGGCGGTGGAAAAAGCGCGGCGCGAGGGCTTTGACGTGGTCCTCATTGACACGGCCGGCCGGCTGCACATCGACGACGAGATGATGGCCGAACTGGAGCGGCTGAAGGCGGAGGTAAAGCCGCAGGAAACGCTTCTGGTGGTGGACGCCATGACCGGCCAGGATGCCGTTACGGCTGCGGGGGCGTTCCAAGAAAAGCTGGGGCTGGATGGGGTTATCCTGACGAAACTCGATGGGGATGCCCGCGGCGGCGCCGCCTTGTCGGTGCGGGCGGTTACGGGCGTACCCATTAAGTTCGCCGGCACCGGCGAAGGAATCGACGGGCTGGAAGTTTTTCACCCGGAGCGCCTGGCGTCACGGATCCTCGGGATGGGCGACGTCCTCAGCCTCATCGAAAAGGCGCAGGAGACGTTAAACGAAGAGACGGCGAAAAAACTGGAGCAAAAGCTCCGGCGGGAAGAGTTTACGCTGGAGGACTTCCGGACGCAGTTGAAGGAAGTGCGTAAGCTGGGGCCGCTGGACCAGCTCTTAGCCCACCTCCCGGGTTGGTCGCAGGTGAAAAAGGTACCGGGTATTGAGGTGGATGAAAAGGAGCTTACCCGCGTGGAAGCCATCATCAGTTCCATGACGGTCGAAGAACGGGTGCATCCGGAAATAATCGATGGCAGCCGCCGGCGGCGTATCGCCCGGGGCAGCGGCACCACCATCCAGGATGTGAACCGCCTCCTCAAACAGTTTAACGACATGAAAAAAGTCCTCAAGCAGTTTGGCCGCTTGGGTAAAAAGGGGAAAACAAGTTTAACGCTGGGCCCGTTTGCCCGCTGA
- the rpsP gene encoding 30S ribosomal protein S16 — protein MAVKIRLRRMGAKKAPFYRLVVADSRMPRDGRFVESIGYYNPTREPAVVKVDEEKALNWLARGAQPSDTALKLLKKTGVWEKFAAQKQKSQGVTRS, from the coding sequence TTGGCTGTAAAAATTCGCCTGCGCCGCATGGGCGCTAAGAAAGCTCCCTTCTACCGCCTGGTGGTGGCCGATTCCCGCATGCCTCGCGATGGCAGGTTTGTGGAGAGCATTGGCTATTACAACCCCACCCGTGAGCCGGCGGTGGTTAAGGTGGACGAGGAGAAGGCCCTGAACTGGCTCGCGCGCGGCGCCCAGCCTTCGGACACAGCGCTTAAGCTTTTAAAAAAGACCGGGGTATGGGAGAAATTCGCCGCACAGAAACAAAAGAGCCAGGGGGTTACCCGGAGCTAA
- the ftsY gene encoding signal recognition particle-docking protein FtsY, translating to MAGFWSRLSAGLAKTRTALTERLQEIVPLGGKVKEETLTELEEILLGSDVGVTVAEDLLAAVRRERVGSAAGLRAALAKRLEELLAEGHTPLAAAVEPPLTILVVGVNGAGKTTSIAKLAARYRREGKKVILAACDTFRAAAADQLAVWAQRTGAELIQHQEGSDPAAVAYDALQAALARRADVLIVDTAGRLQTKKNLMAELGKIHRVLNRVRPDLPQEVLLVLDATTGQNALSQARLFRETVPLTGVILAKLDGTAKGGIAVAVQRDLGLPIKLIGVGEGMDDLADFQPAAFVAALLGEASPEAEA from the coding sequence GGAAAGGTTAAGGAGGAAACGCTGACAGAGCTGGAGGAGATTCTGCTCGGTTCCGACGTGGGGGTGACCGTGGCCGAGGACCTTTTGGCGGCCGTCCGCCGCGAACGGGTGGGCTCGGCGGCGGGCCTCCGGGCAGCCCTGGCGAAGCGGCTGGAGGAACTGCTGGCCGAGGGGCACACCCCCCTGGCCGCCGCCGTAGAACCGCCGCTCACCATACTGGTGGTGGGGGTGAACGGCGCCGGGAAAACGACCAGCATTGCCAAACTGGCCGCCCGCTACCGGCGCGAGGGCAAAAAGGTCATCCTGGCCGCCTGCGACACCTTCCGGGCGGCGGCGGCGGACCAGCTGGCGGTCTGGGCGCAGCGCACCGGCGCGGAACTCATCCAGCACCAGGAGGGTTCCGACCCGGCGGCGGTGGCGTACGACGCCCTGCAGGCGGCGCTGGCGCGCCGGGCCGACGTTTTGATCGTCGATACCGCCGGCCGGCTGCAGACCAAGAAGAACCTTATGGCGGAACTGGGCAAAATCCACCGGGTCTTAAACCGCGTGCGTCCCGACCTGCCCCAGGAGGTGCTTCTGGTCCTCGACGCCACCACCGGCCAGAATGCCCTCAGCCAGGCCCGGCTCTTCCGGGAGACGGTGCCGCTCACCGGTGTCATCTTAGCCAAGCTGGACGGGACGGCCAAAGGCGGCATCGCAGTGGCGGTGCAGCGCGACCTGGGGCTGCCCATTAAGCTGATCGGGGTCGGCGAGGGAATGGACGACCTGGCGGACTTTCAGCCGGCGGCCTTTGTGGCGGCCCTCCTCGGGGAGGCTTCCCCGGAAGCTGAGGCTTGA
- a CDS encoding KH domain-containing protein — MRELLEVVARALVNNPDAVQVNEVQGETSVILELKVAPDDMGKVIGKQGRIAKAIRTVIRAAAARDGRRVMVEIVEHS, encoded by the coding sequence ATGCGGGAACTTCTCGAGGTTGTCGCCAGGGCGCTGGTGAATAACCCTGATGCCGTCCAGGTGAATGAGGTGCAGGGAGAAACCTCGGTAATCCTGGAGCTGAAAGTGGCCCCGGACGATATGGGCAAGGTAATCGGCAAGCAGGGGCGCATCGCTAAAGCCATCCGCACGGTAATCCGGGCGGCGGCGGCCCGCGACGGGCGCCGGGTGATGGTGGAGATTGTTGAGCACTCCTGA
- the ylxM gene encoding YlxM family DNA-binding protein has protein sequence MDARVRTSLLYDFYGPLLTERQQRFIELYFGEDLSLGEIAAEFQISRQAVHDILHRSEAALEALEAKLGLLRQYQRQKRRYARLRALLEELRERGLTPPQEALVQEMTALLEAMGREVD, from the coding sequence ATGGATGCTCGCGTGCGCACCAGTCTGCTGTACGACTTTTACGGCCCGCTGCTCACCGAACGGCAACAGCGCTTTATCGAACTGTATTTCGGCGAGGATCTTTCCTTGGGCGAGATAGCGGCTGAGTTCCAAATCAGCCGCCAGGCGGTGCACGACATCCTGCACCGTTCGGAGGCGGCTCTGGAGGCCTTGGAGGCGAAACTGGGGCTGCTCAGGCAGTACCAAAGGCAAAAGCGGCGCTATGCAAGGCTGCGCGCGCTGCTCGAGGAGCTCAGGGAGCGAGGTTTGACCCCGCCGCAGGAGGCATTGGTGCAGGAAATGACGGCCCTACTCGAGGCCATGGGCCGGGAGGTGGATTAA